In one window of Tenacibaculum mesophilum DNA:
- a CDS encoding YceI family protein produces MKKIVYSLVICFTAFQMTSCKSEAKKETKTTNKEIKVENKAAFVLQDADNVINWTAYKTTEKTPVNGEFKKVNITAGGEANTAKDAINNAEFSIPVSSIFTKDTSRDFKIKKFFFGVMDKTELLSGKLVLENDSIGYANITMNGVSKKLPFNYTLNGKKFSLNATMKITDWQANKALESLNTACKDLHKGADGVSKTWDEVALNITSVFK; encoded by the coding sequence ATGAAAAAAATCGTTTATTCTTTAGTTATTTGTTTTACAGCTTTTCAAATGACATCTTGTAAATCTGAAGCAAAAAAAGAAACAAAAACTACAAATAAGGAAATTAAAGTAGAAAACAAGGCTGCATTCGTATTACAAGATGCTGACAATGTTATAAACTGGACAGCTTACAAAACTACTGAGAAAACACCAGTGAATGGAGAATTTAAAAAAGTAAACATTACCGCTGGTGGTGAAGCTAACACAGCTAAAGACGCTATAAATAATGCTGAATTCTCTATTCCTGTAAGTAGTATTTTCACAAAAGACACTAGTAGAGACTTTAAAATTAAAAAGTTTTTCTTTGGAGTAATGGATAAAACTGAATTACTTTCTGGAAAATTAGTTCTAGAAAATGACTCTATTGGTTATGCTAATATTACCATGAATGGTGTTAGTAAAAAACTTCCTTTTAACTACACATTAAACGGAAAAAAGTTTAGTTTAAATGCAACTATGAAAATTACAGACTGGCAAGCTAATAAAGCATTAGAGTCTTTAAATACTGCATGTAAAGACTTACATAAAGGTGCTGATGGTGTTTCTAAAACTTGGGATGAAGTTGCTTTAAATATTACATCTGTTTTTAAATAA
- a CDS encoding acyl-CoA-binding protein gives MKDDLDLKFKEAYQKASKLEEKLPPDVMLRLYAYYKQAVKGDRFTFNDNSDLRNAFKFNAWMQLRGMSEPEAKKEYIKLVNSIIK, from the coding sequence ATGAAAGATGATTTAGATTTAAAGTTTAAAGAAGCTTATCAAAAAGCATCTAAACTAGAGGAAAAGCTTCCTCCTGATGTTATGCTACGTTTATATGCTTACTATAAACAAGCTGTAAAAGGAGACAGGTTTACATTTAATGATAATAGTGACTTACGAAATGCCTTTAAATTTAATGCTTGGATGCAGCTTAGAGGTATGAGTGAGCCAGAAGCAAAAAAAGAATATATTAAACTAGTAAACTCAATTATAAAATAA
- a CDS encoding phosphatidate cytidylyltransferase codes for MSNLFVRSLSALVYAILFISAILFSAETYIGLLALFATVCIWELSKIIQTKNIIPYILLASVVYLTFKNTTFKYTDFLFGITIVGSTALIYLLISSKLIKTDTLAKKLFLQVIYLVLPFYFLMNLPFINGSYHPNIVIYIIFIIWTNDSFAFLVGKNFGKRKLFEKVSPKKTIEGFIGGLLFSIIAGFAIGQYSGIFSILNWIVIAIIVAIFGSLGDLVESKFKRQANVKDSGTIMPGHGGLLDRLDSLFFLAPFVYLYIHYIM; via the coding sequence ATGTCTAACCTTTTTGTAAGAAGTCTTTCCGCACTTGTTTATGCTATTCTATTTATTTCTGCTATTCTTTTTTCTGCAGAAACATACATAGGATTACTTGCTTTGTTTGCTACTGTTTGTATTTGGGAACTTTCTAAAATTATACAAACAAAAAATATAATTCCATATATACTTTTAGCTAGTGTTGTTTATTTAACTTTTAAGAATACAACTTTTAAGTACACTGATTTTTTATTTGGCATTACTATAGTTGGATCTACTGCTTTGATTTATTTACTTATTAGCTCCAAACTAATTAAAACAGATACTTTAGCTAAAAAACTTTTTTTACAAGTTATATATTTAGTATTACCATTTTACTTCTTAATGAACCTTCCTTTCATTAATGGTTCTTATCATCCAAACATAGTTATTTATATAATATTTATTATTTGGACTAATGATAGTTTTGCCTTTTTAGTGGGTAAAAATTTTGGAAAACGAAAATTATTTGAAAAAGTATCTCCTAAAAAAACAATTGAAGGGTTTATAGGCGGTTTATTATTTTCAATAATTGCAGGTTTTGCTATTGGTCAATACTCTGGAATTTTTTCTATCTTAAACTGGATAGTCATTGCTATCATAGTTGCTATTTTTGGTTCTTTAGGGGATTTAGTAGAATCTAAGTTTAAAAGACAAGCTAACGTGAAAGATAGTGGTACAATTATGCCAGGTCATGGAGGCTTATTAGATAGGCTAGACAGCTTGTTTTTCCTTGCTCCCTTCGTATATTTGTACATTCATTACATAATGTAA
- the ftsH gene encoding ATP-dependent zinc metalloprotease FtsH codes for MSDNKKNAPKFSFNSFWLYIPIIVILLGLSFFNSGNLGSRNITKNEFTKILQANDIKEIVVENNNVAQIFLKPEAEKKEEHKKLADSPFYRKGSPLYTYNFGDLQNFENEINKEKEDKNLDFDKVNVERTSMMDTIISFLPFILLIVIWLFFMRRMSGAAGGGGAGGQIFNIGKSKAKLFDENTKVKTTFKNVAGLEGAKEEVQEIVDFLKSPEKYTKLGGKIPKGALLVGPPGTGKTLLAKAVAGEAGVPFFSLSGSDFVEMFVGVGASRVRDLFKQAQQKSPSIIFIDEIDAIGRARGKNSMTGGNDERENTLNQLLTEMDGFGTDTNVIVLAATNRADVLDKALMRAGRFDRQIYVDLPDLHERREIFEVHIKPLKLAANADLEFLAQQTPGFSGADIANLCNEAALIAARKGKEAIEHQDFLDAVDRIVGGLEKKNKVITPKEKKVIAFHEAGHATVSWMLEHAAPLVKVTIVPRGQSLGAAWYLPEERKIVQTEQMLDEMCATMGGRAAEKLIFNKISTGALSDLEKVTKQARAMVTVYGLNDKVGNVTYYDSSGNDSFVKPYSEATAQKIDEEISEIIENQYKRAVDILDQNRDKLTELADLLLEKEVIFKDDLVKIFGDRPFGKEEKPQITTEE; via the coding sequence ATGAGTGATAATAAAAAAAATGCGCCAAAATTTAGTTTTAATTCATTTTGGCTATACATACCAATAATAGTTATCCTACTAGGATTAAGCTTTTTTAATTCTGGTAATTTAGGTTCTCGTAATATTACAAAAAACGAGTTTACCAAAATTCTTCAAGCAAACGATATTAAAGAAATCGTTGTAGAAAACAATAATGTTGCTCAAATATTTTTAAAGCCTGAAGCTGAGAAAAAAGAAGAGCATAAAAAACTAGCAGATTCTCCATTTTACAGAAAAGGATCTCCTCTTTACACTTACAACTTTGGTGATTTACAAAATTTTGAAAATGAAATTAACAAAGAAAAAGAGGATAAAAATCTTGACTTCGATAAAGTTAATGTTGAAAGGACTAGCATGATGGATACCATTATTAGCTTCCTTCCTTTTATTTTATTGATTGTTATTTGGCTTTTCTTTATGAGAAGAATGTCTGGTGCTGCTGGAGGCGGTGGTGCTGGAGGGCAAATTTTTAACATTGGTAAATCTAAAGCTAAGCTTTTTGACGAAAACACTAAAGTTAAAACTACCTTTAAAAATGTAGCTGGCTTAGAAGGTGCTAAAGAAGAAGTTCAAGAAATTGTAGACTTCTTAAAGAGCCCTGAAAAATACACCAAATTAGGAGGTAAAATTCCTAAAGGAGCTTTATTAGTAGGACCTCCTGGTACAGGTAAAACCTTATTAGCAAAAGCTGTTGCTGGTGAAGCTGGAGTTCCTTTTTTCTCTTTATCTGGTTCAGATTTTGTTGAAATGTTTGTTGGTGTTGGTGCCTCACGTGTACGTGACTTATTTAAACAAGCACAACAAAAATCTCCTTCAATCATTTTTATTGATGAAATTGATGCTATTGGACGTGCTAGAGGTAAGAACAGTATGACTGGTGGTAATGACGAACGTGAGAATACCTTAAACCAATTATTAACTGAAATGGATGGTTTTGGTACTGATACTAATGTAATTGTATTAGCTGCTACCAACCGCGCTGATGTATTAGACAAAGCTTTGATGCGTGCTGGTCGTTTTGATCGTCAAATTTATGTTGACTTACCAGACCTACACGAACGTAGAGAAATTTTTGAGGTTCACATTAAACCTTTGAAATTAGCTGCTAATGCCGATTTAGAATTTTTAGCACAACAAACACCTGGATTCTCAGGTGCAGATATCGCTAACTTGTGTAATGAAGCCGCTTTAATTGCTGCTAGAAAAGGTAAAGAAGCTATTGAACATCAAGACTTTTTAGATGCTGTTGATAGAATCGTAGGTGGATTAGAAAAGAAAAATAAGGTTATTACTCCTAAAGAAAAGAAAGTAATTGCTTTTCATGAAGCTGGTCACGCAACTGTTAGTTGGATGTTAGAACATGCTGCCCCTTTAGTAAAAGTAACTATTGTTCCTCGTGGTCAATCGTTAGGAGCTGCTTGGTACCTTCCTGAAGAGAGAAAAATTGTTCAAACAGAACAAATGCTTGATGAGATGTGTGCTACTATGGGAGGTAGAGCAGCTGAAAAACTAATTTTTAATAAAATCTCAACTGGAGCGTTAAGTGATTTAGAAAAGGTTACTAAACAAGCTCGAGCTATGGTTACTGTTTATGGCTTAAATGATAAAGTAGGAAACGTTACTTACTATGATTCTTCAGGTAATGATTCATTTGTAAAACCATACAGTGAAGCAACTGCACAAAAAATTGATGAAGAAATCTCTGAAATAATAGAGAATCAATACAAAAGAGCTGTTGACATACTAGATCAAAACAGAGATAAATTAACTGAATTAGCTGATTTATTACTTGAAAAAGAAGTTATATTTAAAGACGATTTAGTAAAAATATTTGGAGACAGACCTTTTGGAAAAGAAGAAAAACCTCAAATTACAACAGAAGAATAG
- the rsfS gene encoding ribosome silencing factor, translated as MTIKQTNTDDLLAVIIKGIDDVKGEDIQLLDLREIENTVCDYFVVCSANSNTQVNAISGSVQKIVSKELKDKPWHIEGQGNSEWVLMDYVNVVVHIFQKQVREFYDIESLWGDAKITEINPA; from the coding sequence ATGACAATAAAACAAACAAACACAGACGATCTTTTAGCTGTGATTATTAAAGGGATTGATGATGTAAAAGGAGAAGATATCCAATTACTAGATCTAAGAGAGATAGAAAACACTGTTTGTGATTATTTTGTAGTTTGTTCTGCTAATTCGAACACACAAGTTAATGCCATTTCCGGCTCTGTACAAAAAATAGTAAGTAAAGAACTAAAAGATAAACCTTGGCACATTGAAGGGCAAGGAAACTCTGAATGGGTTCTTATGGATTACGTAAATGTTGTTGTACACATCTTTCAAAAACAAGTTCGTGAATTTTACGATATTGAAAGCCTTTGGGGAGATGCAAAAATTACAGAAATCAACCCAGCATAA
- a CDS encoding biotin--[acetyl-CoA-carboxylase] ligase, whose amino-acid sequence MKIIKLNAIDSTNSFLKNMVSKVVVDDFTVVVAKTQTKGRGQINSEWVVEEGKNLTFSVFSRFVGLNIREHKYLNFSVSLSVFQALKALRIPNLSVKWPNDILSGNKKIVGILIENTLKGNDLVSSVIGIGVNVNQASFPENLPNASSIKMILGKEFDLETLLESILMKLKDYFNLLEKKEYDLLEKAYLKVLYKKNVPTMFKNSQNTLFMGKIIGVSKSGNLQIELENETIQEFGLKEVSFATL is encoded by the coding sequence ATGAAAATAATCAAACTTAATGCCATCGACTCTACCAACAGTTTTTTAAAGAATATGGTGTCAAAAGTGGTAGTTGATGATTTTACGGTGGTAGTCGCAAAAACACAAACTAAAGGTAGAGGTCAAATCAATTCTGAATGGGTTGTTGAAGAGGGGAAAAACCTTACTTTTAGTGTGTTTTCAAGGTTTGTAGGGTTAAATATTCGAGAGCACAAGTACTTAAATTTTAGTGTTTCATTAAGTGTTTTTCAAGCTTTAAAAGCATTAAGAATACCAAACTTGTCGGTAAAATGGCCAAACGACATTCTGTCAGGAAATAAAAAAATAGTGGGTATATTAATTGAAAATACTCTTAAAGGGAATGATTTAGTGTCTTCTGTAATTGGTATAGGGGTCAATGTAAATCAAGCATCATTTCCCGAAAATTTACCAAATGCGTCTTCTATAAAAATGATTCTAGGAAAAGAGTTTGATTTAGAAACGTTGCTAGAAAGCATTTTAATGAAGCTAAAAGATTATTTTAATCTCTTAGAAAAAAAAGAATATGACTTACTAGAAAAGGCTTACTTAAAAGTATTGTATAAAAAAAATGTTCCAACAATGTTTAAAAATAGTCAGAACACTTTATTTATGGGGAAAATTATTGGAGTTTCAAAAAGTGGAAACCTCCAAATAGAATTAGAAAACGAAACGATTCAAGAATTTGGTTTGAAAGAAGTTTCGTTTGCTACTTTATAA
- a CDS encoding orotate phosphoribosyltransferase, whose product MNIEGNTVTVKKSSKDLFEFLTKLENFEQLMPENTQKFEVDGDSFIFGLKGMPEIRLIMKEKTEYSNVTLGAASSKLPFTLAADINEINDSESKVTLKFNGEFNAMMAMMVKAPLTKFIGTLTENLEKL is encoded by the coding sequence ATGAATATAGAAGGAAATACAGTTACTGTAAAAAAATCATCTAAAGATTTATTTGAATTTCTAACTAAATTAGAAAACTTTGAACAACTAATGCCTGAAAACACTCAAAAATTTGAGGTTGATGGTGACAGCTTTATTTTTGGTTTAAAAGGTATGCCAGAAATTCGCTTAATCATGAAAGAAAAAACAGAATATTCTAATGTTACTTTAGGCGCTGCAAGCAGTAAACTACCTTTTACATTAGCTGCTGATATTAATGAAATTAACGATAGTGAAAGTAAAGTTACTTTAAAGTTTAATGGCGAATTTAATGCTATGATGGCTATGATGGTTAAAGCTCCTTTAACAAAGTTTATAGGTACATTAACTGAAAATTTAGAAAAGTTATAA
- the pyrE gene encoding orotate phosphoribosyltransferase has translation MDFNKDTAKKTAELLLQIKAIKLSPQEPFTWASGWKSPIYCDNRITLSYPPVRNFLKQEIAKLVEEKHGKPDVIAGVATGAIAIGILVAQELGVPFVYVRPEPKKHGRQNQIEGHIESGQNVVVIEDLISTGKSSLNAVKALKEAHTNVKGMIAIFSYGFNIATENFKNDKVELTTLSNYEHLLEQALDSKYITSEELRTLEDWRIAPSEWNQNNK, from the coding sequence ATGGATTTTAACAAAGATACAGCAAAAAAAACTGCCGAGCTTCTTTTGCAAATTAAGGCTATAAAATTAAGTCCCCAAGAACCTTTCACATGGGCTTCTGGCTGGAAATCACCTATTTACTGTGACAATAGAATCACGCTATCATACCCTCCTGTTAGAAACTTTTTAAAACAAGAAATTGCTAAACTGGTAGAAGAAAAACACGGTAAACCTGATGTTATTGCAGGTGTTGCTACTGGTGCTATTGCTATTGGTATATTAGTTGCTCAAGAACTTGGAGTACCTTTTGTGTACGTTAGACCAGAACCCAAAAAACATGGTAGACAAAATCAAATTGAAGGACATATAGAAAGTGGTCAAAACGTTGTAGTGATTGAGGATTTAATTAGTACAGGAAAAAGTAGTTTAAATGCTGTAAAAGCACTTAAAGAAGCACATACCAATGTAAAAGGAATGATAGCTATTTTTTCTTACGGATTTAATATTGCCACTGAGAATTTTAAAAATGATAAAGTAGAACTTACTACTTTGAGTAATTATGAACATTTATTAGAACAAGCCTTAGATAGTAAATATATTACTAGTGAAGAACTTCGAACATTAGAAGATTGGAGAATTGCCCCTAGTGAATGGAATCAAAACAATAAATAA
- a CDS encoding NUDIX hydrolase has protein sequence MYKVFVNDKPIIFTTSFKNEEDFPVYIYKNTIIQELIYKLKVGKLNGFYIYSNNLIEDWKDFKVKFKVIIAAGGLVLNGSKKVLFIYRGNKWDLPKGRIEEGENLMEAAIREVEEECGIEKLIINKELLITYHLFIQQNEYRLKETHWYLMFSNYEGSLTPQLEEGITKAEFKNKKETIEALQNTFANIVMVYESYLDNID, from the coding sequence ATGTATAAAGTTTTTGTTAATGATAAACCAATAATCTTTACAACTTCATTTAAAAATGAAGAAGATTTTCCAGTTTATATTTACAAAAATACAATTATTCAAGAACTTATTTATAAGTTAAAAGTAGGTAAGTTAAACGGTTTTTATATCTATTCTAATAATTTAATAGAAGATTGGAAAGATTTTAAGGTTAAATTTAAAGTAATAATTGCTGCTGGAGGTTTGGTTTTAAACGGAAGTAAAAAAGTATTGTTTATTTACAGAGGAAATAAATGGGATTTACCCAAAGGACGTATTGAGGAAGGAGAGAACTTAATGGAAGCAGCAATAAGAGAAGTGGAAGAAGAATGTGGTATTGAAAAACTAATTATTAATAAAGAACTCCTTATTACATACCATTTGTTTATACAACAAAATGAATATCGATTAAAAGAAACACACTGGTATTTAATGTTTTCTAATTATGAAGGAAGTTTAACCCCTCAATTAGAAGAAGGTATTACAAAAGCAGAGTTTAAAAATAAAAAAGAAACAATTGAAGCATTACAGAATACATTTGCTAATATAGTAATGGTCTATGAATCTTATTTAGATAACATCGATTAA
- the dnaK gene encoding molecular chaperone DnaK — protein MSKIIGIDLGTTNSCVSVMEGNEPVVIPNAEGKRTTPSIVAFVEGGERKVGDPAKRQAVTNPTKTVYSIKRFMGNKYSESQREAERVPYEVAKGDNDTPRVKIDDRMYTPQEISAMILQKMKKTAEDYLGQGVSEAVITVPAYFNDAQRQATKEAGEIAGLKVRRIINEPTAAALAYGLDKANDDKKIVVFDFGGGTHDVSILELGDGVFEVLATDGDTHLGGDDVDEKIINWLADEFNAEENMDLRKDPMALQRLKEAAEKAKIELSSTTSTEINLPYITATASGPKHLVRTLSRAKFEQLIDDLVKRTIEPCQTALKNADLSTSDIDEIILVGGSTRIPAIQEAVEKFFGKAPSKGVNPDEVVSLGAAIQGGVLTGDVKDVLLLDVTPLSLGIETMGNVFTKLIDANTTIPTKKSQVFSTAVDNQPSVDIHVLQGERAMAADNKTIGRFQLTDIPPAPRGVPQIEVTFDIDANGIINVSAADKATGKSQNIRIEASSGLTDEEIQKMKADAEANADADAKAKETADKINGADSMIFQTEKQLKEFGDKLSADKKEPIEAALEELKKAHESKDLAAIDAAMEKINEAWKVASEEMYKAQQDAQANGAGAQGSADAGASAEGGDNVEDVDFEEVK, from the coding sequence ATGAGTAAAATTATAGGTATAGATTTAGGTACTACGAACTCATGTGTGTCTGTGATGGAAGGTAATGAGCCTGTAGTAATTCCAAATGCAGAAGGAAAAAGAACAACCCCTTCTATAGTTGCATTTGTAGAAGGAGGTGAACGTAAAGTAGGAGATCCTGCAAAGCGTCAAGCAGTAACAAACCCAACTAAAACAGTTTATTCTATTAAACGTTTTATGGGGAATAAATATTCTGAGTCTCAAAGAGAAGCAGAAAGAGTTCCTTATGAGGTAGCAAAAGGTGATAACGATACACCAAGAGTTAAAATTGATGATCGTATGTATACACCTCAGGAAATTTCTGCAATGATATTACAGAAAATGAAGAAAACTGCTGAAGATTACTTAGGTCAAGGAGTTTCTGAAGCTGTAATTACTGTGCCAGCATACTTTAACGATGCTCAACGTCAGGCAACTAAAGAAGCAGGAGAGATTGCAGGATTAAAAGTTCGTCGTATTATTAACGAGCCTACAGCTGCAGCTTTAGCTTATGGATTAGATAAAGCAAATGATGATAAGAAAATTGTAGTATTTGACTTTGGTGGAGGTACACATGATGTTTCTATCCTAGAATTAGGAGATGGAGTATTTGAAGTATTAGCTACTGATGGAGATACGCACTTAGGAGGCGATGATGTAGATGAAAAAATCATTAACTGGTTAGCAGATGAGTTTAATGCTGAAGAAAATATGGATTTACGTAAAGATCCTATGGCATTACAACGTTTAAAAGAAGCTGCTGAAAAAGCGAAGATAGAATTATCAAGCACAACTTCTACAGAAATTAACTTACCATATATCACTGCTACAGCTAGTGGACCAAAGCACTTGGTAAGAACGTTAAGTAGAGCTAAGTTTGAGCAATTAATTGACGATTTAGTAAAAAGAACTATCGAGCCTTGTCAAACAGCGTTAAAAAATGCTGATTTATCAACTTCTGATATCGATGAGATTATCTTAGTAGGAGGTTCAACTCGTATTCCTGCAATTCAAGAAGCAGTTGAGAAGTTCTTCGGAAAAGCGCCAAGTAAAGGAGTAAATCCAGACGAAGTTGTATCGTTAGGAGCAGCAATTCAAGGAGGAGTGTTAACTGGTGATGTAAAAGACGTATTATTATTAGATGTAACACCATTATCATTAGGAATTGAAACAATGGGTAATGTATTTACAAAGTTAATCGATGCAAATACAACCATTCCAACTAAAAAGTCGCAAGTATTCTCTACAGCAGTAGATAACCAACCATCAGTAGATATTCACGTATTACAAGGTGAAAGAGCGATGGCAGCAGACAATAAAACAATTGGTCGTTTCCAATTAACAGATATTCCACCAGCACCAAGAGGAGTTCCTCAAATTGAAGTAACTTTTGATATTGATGCAAACGGAATCATCAACGTATCTGCAGCGGATAAAGCAACAGGTAAATCTCAAAACATCCGTATCGAAGCTTCTTCTGGATTAACAGATGAAGAAATTCAAAAGATGAAAGCAGATGCAGAAGCAAATGCAGATGCAGATGCAAAGGCTAAAGAAACTGCAGATAAAATTAACGGAGCAGATTCCATGATTTTCCAAACTGAAAAGCAATTAAAAGAGTTTGGTGATAAATTATCAGCAGATAAGAAAGAACCAATCGAGGCTGCTTTAGAAGAGTTAAAGAAAGCACACGAATCTAAAGACCTTGCTGCTATCGATGCTGCAATGGAAAAGATTAACGAAGCTTGGAAAGTTGCTTCTGAAGAGATGTATAAAGCACAACAAGATGCACAAGCAAATGGAGCTGGTGCGCAAGGAAGTGCAGATGCAGGAGCTTCAGCTGAAGGAGGAGATAATGTAGAAGATGTAGATTTTGAAGAAGTAAAATAA
- a CDS encoding choice-of-anchor D domain-containing protein has product MRKKINMYASAILFVLVSITSCDKDEEIIPAEFSITDIEKDFGAVEVEQTINYSFKVTNEGGSDLEIDEFVLKGTNAADFSTSAVPKVIKKEESYTFEITFAPLTEGEKKAILEITTNIGKKEVKVTGIAKPKPLPGVDLSETALVFGNVEINQTKDATFTITNSGDADLEITGFEIKGTNAANFSTSATTETLAAGETKTITVVFEPTNVGEKTASLEVTTNAGVKAIALSGKATATPMSVIEFSESPISFGNVEVGEDLSKNIIVSNTGNTDLEITNVNIIGGSSSSSFTVIGGTSSLIRTIAPGDTYTFEVKFTPSSQGFASASIRFFNNSSENEVFLPMNGTGTAPAQPAIAFSETGLNFGDVTVGNSGNDLTFAIQNNGQGNLEVSNIRMSGANANNFTLVNVSAPQTIAPNSFYEVTARFTPQSEGQKQAMIVVESNDPTKPSYAIIISGKGLQAATGNIVNIPDANFKSALVGDSSINTNGDGEIQVSEAQAYTGVIRVDGLSISDVTGLEVFENISQFHAMNNSLTSIDLSQNTAITHLSLKNNNLTSLDLSANTALQTILIQQNSISTIDLTNHSSLVNFQCGGNNISTLVLPTIANGLRTLYLEQNQISTLDVSMYPDLRTLVAYNNNLSSMDISNNSRVISLHLRNNNLTSLNVANGNNVNFIYMIADGNDNLTCIQHDAGFDPLNPPNTQANQWVKPSGASWNTVACQ; this is encoded by the coding sequence ATGAGAAAAAAAATTAACATGTATGCAAGTGCTATTCTTTTTGTACTTGTAAGTATCACAAGTTGTGATAAGGATGAAGAAATTATTCCAGCAGAGTTTTCTATTACTGATATAGAAAAGGATTTTGGAGCAGTAGAAGTAGAACAAACTATTAACTATTCGTTTAAAGTAACAAATGAGGGAGGTTCAGATTTAGAAATAGATGAATTTGTATTAAAAGGAACAAATGCTGCTGATTTTTCAACTAGTGCAGTACCAAAAGTAATTAAAAAGGAAGAATCGTATACTTTTGAAATTACCTTTGCTCCTTTAACAGAAGGAGAAAAAAAGGCTATCTTAGAAATTACGACTAATATTGGGAAAAAAGAAGTAAAAGTAACAGGAATTGCAAAACCAAAACCATTACCAGGTGTTGATTTAAGTGAAACGGCTTTGGTTTTTGGAAACGTAGAGATTAATCAAACAAAAGACGCTACGTTTACTATAACTAATAGTGGAGATGCAGACTTAGAAATTACAGGCTTTGAAATAAAAGGGACCAATGCTGCTAACTTTTCAACTTCAGCAACAACAGAAACTTTAGCTGCAGGAGAAACTAAAACCATTACGGTAGTATTTGAGCCAACCAATGTAGGAGAAAAAACAGCAAGTTTAGAGGTGACAACTAATGCAGGTGTTAAAGCCATTGCCTTAAGCGGTAAAGCTACAGCAACACCTATGTCAGTTATAGAGTTTAGTGAATCACCTATAAGTTTTGGGAATGTTGAAGTAGGTGAAGACTTATCTAAAAATATTATAGTTTCTAATACAGGAAATACAGATTTAGAGATTACTAATGTGAATATTATAGGAGGTAGTTCATCATCATCTTTTACAGTAATAGGAGGAACAAGTTCATTAATAAGAACTATTGCTCCAGGTGATACATATACTTTTGAAGTTAAGTTCACGCCAAGTTCACAAGGATTTGCTTCAGCATCTATTAGATTTTTTAATAACTCTAGTGAAAATGAAGTGTTTTTACCAATGAATGGAACAGGAACAGCGCCAGCACAACCTGCAATTGCTTTTAGTGAAACAGGATTAAACTTTGGTGATGTTACTGTAGGGAACTCTGGAAATGATTTAACTTTTGCTATTCAGAATAATGGTCAAGGAAATTTAGAGGTAAGTAATATTAGAATGAGCGGAGCCAATGCTAATAACTTTACTTTGGTAAATGTATCTGCACCACAAACGATTGCTCCTAATAGCTTTTATGAGGTAACAGCACGTTTTACACCACAATCTGAAGGACAAAAGCAGGCAATGATAGTTGTAGAAAGTAATGATCCTACAAAACCGAGTTATGCTATTATTATTAGTGGAAAGGGGTTGCAAGCTGCTACAGGTAATATTGTAAACATACCAGATGCCAACTTTAAGTCAGCATTGGTAGGGGATTCATCGATAAATACAAATGGAGATGGTGAAATTCAGGTTTCAGAAGCACAAGCTTACACAGGTGTCATTCGTGTAGATGGTCTTAGTATTTCAGATGTTACTGGTTTAGAGGTTTTTGAAAATATTTCACAATTTCATGCAATGAACAACTCTTTAACAAGTATAGATTTAAGCCAAAACACAGCAATAACACATTTGTCGTTAAAAAACAATAACTTAACTTCATTAGATCTTTCAGCTAATACAGCTTTACAAACAATATTAATTCAGCAAAATAGTATTAGTACAATAGATTTAACAAATCATTCTAGCTTAGTGAATTTTCAATGTGGAGGTAACAATATTTCTACGTTAGTGTTACCTACTATTGCAAACGGTTTAAGAACTTTATATTTAGAACAGAATCAAATTAGTACGTTAGATGTTTCTATGTATCCAGATTTAAGAACACTTGTTGCTTATAATAACAACTTATCAAGCATGGATATTTCTAATAATTCAAGAGTAATTTCATTGCATTTAAGAAATAATAATTTAACAAGTTTAAACGTAGCAAATGGTAATAATGTAAATTTCATTTATATGATTGCAGATGGAAATGATAACTTAACATGTATTCAACATGATGCTGGTTTTGATCCTTTGAATCCACCAAATACACAAGCAAACCAATGGGTTAAGCCATCTGGAGCTTCTTGGAATACAGTCGCATGTCAATAA